The sequence below is a genomic window from Hippocampus zosterae strain Florida chromosome 15, ASM2543408v3, whole genome shotgun sequence.
CCGAAGACCGCATTAAATATATCTTTACTTCCTCTTGTTCCTTCTCCTTAAAGTTGATATTTTCACAGCTGTGGCAAAACTCAACTGCTCCGTAGATTCTGGCTTGCCCCGTATTATTTTGGTTCACGTTTGAAGGTGTAGCACAGTTTCGGTCATTTTAACCCATTCAAATGCATTCATTGGAATCAATCGCCACATTTTTGGAGAGTaacattttacaaatgtttGGAACCATTACACCCTGTTTGGAAGAATGATATACCAATATAGCAGATTTTAACATGTTTAACGTTTCCAGTattatatgattttttaaaaacaaattcatgtttttttttttgagggcttGAACATGCCAAACATTCCACCAATTTTTGCAAGAATGTACCCCAGTGGCATCAGAACAAGACCCCGCCAAAAACTCACACAGCAGAATCTGAAGGAAGAGAGTCTGAGGAAATCACGACGTTAAAAAGAATGAACCCCCGCAACAGTTTCACCAATTCACACCAAATTGTCAAACCATGCACAAAAAAACTCTCGAGAGGACCCCATTCTCActttgaacaggaagttggccatttgGGGTGAAAGGCCAACGTTAAGGGAATTCCCACTCGGGCATATCGTAATTGCAATTAAATTGGCTGTGTGAGGGCCACTTCAATGCTGCTTAGAGCTTTAAAATGACACCGGTCAACAACAAATTTGAATCAGTGTGCTTGATGTGTTATTGTTTCATGCGAGTCCCAACCACGTTACTGCGGCAAAAGACAAGTAACTCAAGTCGTCCGAATAGtggagtggtgggggggggggggggcactttattGAAAAGAAGACTTTTGACTGGACTTCCACTTTCAACTTATTGGTCCACTTACGACTTGCGCACGTAAAAACGCCCAAACTATCCACATTCTATTGCATTTGGTATTTCCATAAGGCAAGCAGAAGGTTCTTGTAAAAGGTCGAAGttgggtctctctctctctctcagtttcccttcacccccccacccccaccctctcccccTACCTTGTCCCACCCCTACTGGCCTCTTTGTAACCAGATATAAGCAGGGGGCAGCGAGCTGAAGGACACGCGGCTTAACATACAACTGGAGCAACAAAAAGCAGCAAGAAGGAGAAAAACCCTCGTAGTGTCAAAAGCACCAGTGAACATTTTCCAGACAAGGTaagaaatggttttttttttttacatatgtgCATATCAAGCATGAATATTGCGCTAGTCCACGATATGAGTCCAAATGTAGGGGTCTTGGGGATTACTTTAGGTTCTATACTGCATTTATATGTCTACCGTATCGATGTGAGTATATTTTAACGATATCGTAATCATGTCCTGTTTATTCGCTCACTTTGCCCGTCAGCGCACAGTTTTAGACGCTCAAAATTAAGATTCGACGTTGTTCTGGAAATTCGCACAATAGACAGGATCCAGGCGTCGCGTTGCCGAAGCAACTCGGCTCGGCTGTCACTTTGCCGACCAACGACGACAGTggggagaaagggggggggctaGCCTGTGTTTTGCCCGTTAGCTCCCCTCGTGCGACCTTCCAGCTCCggagtgaactgtgtcactagctagctagacgtTACACTTCCAGTGGATGTCTCCTGACCTTGCTCCTCGATAAGGTATCTTTTTCTCCGTACCGACGAATACCAGCAGGTCACAAGCAAGAATGCAAAGCGgctgttttattttctcaattCGGCCATGTGAAAGGAGACCGAGCGGGCCGAGGTCGTGTTGTTCAGATAAGCAGCAGGTGAACTTGACAGGTTTTGTTATGGAAACATCTCGAAAGTTGTAACTGGACTTGGCGACATGTCATGTGGTGTGTAAAAAACAGCCCAGAAGAATCgatcattatttgtattttcccaattgtgacacttactcCAAGGTCACTGATGTCTATCTGACACCCCAAAAGGGGCCCTCGGATCACTGTCCGAGTCTTCTGTCCACTAATTTgggcatggattttttttccccaaacgatGGGATTTGCCTGCCTCGgtgtcttacttttttttttggtaactttCTCATGCTTTTCCCTCAATGTGACTCTCACATGATTTAGCCCTTTGCACAATGGTTGGTGCTCCCCTAACCTGACGACCTCTCTGCGCTTCAGCTTCTTCAgtaattgctgtttttttcctcaccatCTCTGTCCCTTcaataccgtttttttttctgcgtacagtcaaaccttggttcACAAACGACCCTGTTCACAAAGAAATCGGTTTAACGACAAGATTACAAGctaaaatgtgtgcatgtgttttttttccacattatttCATCATATTCGGTTTCATTTATTTCTATACAGGTCATTATTTCCACTTTCTATTTATGAAACCCataaaaacaaggtcaacaactTTGTTCTGCGGCTGGTGCTTataattccctttttttttttggaaggagaaATTTCTGTTCAGTAatgttttggaatctgggaagTTGAAAATGACTTGTTATTTTTGACGATGTAATGGGTCAGTTGCTCGAGCAGGTTGTCCATGGAGTGAAGGGTCAGCTGCGCAAATCCCCATTGCGCCTGTCTGCTCTCCAACTGTTCTTGAGCAAGACACTGGAGCCTAATTTGCTGCCAACGGGCGTGGCAGCACCTGACCATCGAATGAAAAGCGCTTTGGGCACCGTGATGTTGTAGCGCAATCATGATAGACtgttaacccttgggtccttcaaatgaaaaaaaacccctaagttacgcattttacaatttttgtaatgatgcattttgtgttatccaaacattcttttttttttcaaacactcaaaatgttcagaggcatctgtgctatccatacatatatagtttttattagttctttgggattttttattctttattttttgcaaaaggaaaaaaaaaatgtgtctggaggtcccaaacaAGCCcaactaacaatcccgaccggacgtgttcatgtaaaatgcattggcttgaagcctcctgcaaaaaaagcaaactcatttgcgattctctggcgccacctaaaagttgcacaattggaatgacctcaacccaacaatgtgtgtggcatgcatacgtctgtccaagcaaaaacaaagcgattgatgtaaaaatcgcgtgaaatgcatgtttacacattaggtttacgatgcattgaaaaatatgaattacaatgggtctctatggtgcaaaatatgtaaattgtgaagattacggaatcaaaaccttttttattattgctgcaatgcctgagaattatcagccggtgacgtcatgaaattaggccattttagaacccccccccccccatacgtttcagctctctcgtgtttttccgaatgcctttgcctttgattcaaagacatcattttacatttatcgcaagcggtggactacgagggttaagtaCAAAATCCCTTTTACCGATTTGACAGCTCAACAAACATTCAGTATTGCCGGTCTTCTGAAAGTGACGGTTTTGGAGACGCGTCTGGGAGTGGATGGTGTTTCTATGGTCAAATCCAATGCAGAGTAGACTTTATTGGTCTGGTTTGGCAACGGCGGCTGGCTGAGTCTCTCTTGTACCCGGAAACGTTTATTCTGCTGGAAAACTTGAATGAGTGGCTCTCAAACGTTTTACACCAAGTAGCACCTGTAACAATACTGAAGTCGCCAAGCACCACATGATGACCAGCTTGAAATACAGTAGTGTAGTAAACCCATGCGTTCATTCCAAATAATCTCCTTCACCACTCATGGACCTCATGGCTCACTTGCCAGTGTTCCACCAAGGACCTCCGGTGCTCCCCGCTTCAAGGCCCCGTTGCGGCACCCGTGACTGCTCAAGTCGTGCCACCCTGGAGACGGAGAATTCACCATTCAAAGTGTTTTCGGAGGTGTGCTCAGTTGCTTCGGAACATGCCTTGAACAAAAACTGGCAGGAATGTCAACGTGGGCTCACTGTGCGAAAACCTCTCGCAGTTTTCAAATCGTCAAGCTCCTTCCAAGTTTGACTTAGCAGCAAGCGTTGCTCCACAAAGGGTGTGACACGACTTACTATCTCTGATTGCCACACGTGAGTTGAAAATTCACTCATCATAGATACAAGCGCGCGCCTCACCGGACCGCGGCGGTTAAACGCTCACCTTATGGATCGCTGGTCAACTTATAAGATGATCGTCTAGCGCTCCCGCTCATTATTTTAATTTCCGCGTCTGTTTACAGTGTGTGCTGGCAATGGCAGCCTGCCCGTCAACTGAAAGTGAAAGAACGCTTAATCTGATTAAAGTATTAGCTTGGTTAAAGCGCGGTATGTTTGGCACGTAAGATTAAAGACATTACTGTACCCGCCTAAAAGTGACCAATTAGCTTTATAAAgcaagtgggttttttttcccatgcccattttttttttttattccaacgGTGCACTGCAAGCAATTCTCTGTATCAGAAATGGGAAGtatttgttgaaatgtgtttcgAATGGCTTTGACTGTGTTAGGCGCTGTTAACGATCTAAATGTAACCAACCGTCATAACCGGTCAAAATGTTCACCATTGCCACGATGCGGTCGAGATTGAGGCACATTGTTTGTGTGCACCTTTGACTTGATTGATTGGGACAAGAGCACATAAATAAAAGCTCATTCCTGGAAGCACAGTTGGACTTGGCAATGGTTGCGGCAGTCAATAAGGCCAGACCTGCCTCCTTGCGCTCTCATTCGTGGCCTCTTCCAGGCCACTTTTAATTCTCAAACATCGTTTGAAGTGCTTTGTTTAGACCAAAGATCACGCAGTGAGACTCCTTCCCCCGACAATGATTATTGAgatatgttgggggggggggggaccttgcGCTTGTGTTAATAAGTCCAAGGCTGTCGGCTaggattgagtttttttttttttccctcggggTCATACCAGGCTGTTGGTTGTAATGTCGCTTTCACTCATTAGAGGTCAAAGTTCAGTGGATGACCGCAACTAAAGTCGACCAGCTCCGCATACGCATTTAATCATTAGCATACTCGGTTTGCTGTTTCGTTTCAAgtcatcatttcatttcatctgaGAAAATCGTACCCTGAGAGAGGCACTTGACCCGAGGATGCACTCCTCTCAGGTGACCACTTGCACgtctgttttttcaccgctttCGAGCTGGGAAATAAGTACAAACATACATAAGAGTTGCATTTCAGGTCTCACTGTTTTGTTAAATTTGAACTTTTCGTTGCGTGGCCTCAAGTGAGCGGGAAGCCAGTTGTTGCgcattttgacatttgagtTCCCATGGAGCCTGCGGTGAACAATGTTCTCAACCAGCGTCGTCTTTTGTGTGCCGAAGCAATGCTGCGGAGGAAGCGGAAAGATTTGTTTGGGGAAAGTGCATGCAGGTGGTACACTGCATTTTTCtcagaaatgaaaaacaagagTACTGCACTTATTcacaatactgtatttgaagtcagatttgacatgaaatgataagattttgtattttttttttagtgattaCTTTAATGGGGAAATCAACCCCCAAATTTTCGTTGTTGTATGCGCCtctactagtctaaacacggtattcggattcattttgtgtttgtggaatatgagtgaaGCAGAAAATTCCACCCGTTTGTAGCCGTCTtagagggcggccattttgacactttctatcagttgaaaatgacatcagagttgctcatgtcatgattctgtttttgtttggattagTCGGTTTTGTTTCATAGTTTACTGTTATCGTTCTGttccgtttgtgaccaacaggtggcgttGGGGGAGgctgtgttttgttgttaccttaagttttggggggtttgcagGACTTTGTtcgtgctttctttttttttcttttttttttcttttcaagtgtACCCGCGCGAGTACTTTTGTGACTACATTAGGTTCAGTACACCCTGCTTCTcccgcctccctgcttttttgcttattattattattatcattgttattACACTAACTCATCTATTTCCTTTGAACTTTTTGGGGTTGTGCGAGTCAAACCTTCAGTGGGAcattaattgtttgtttttcttttcttttttttttttttagagttccGTCAAGCAACAATGGACCAAGCAAGGTCAACAATAACTAAAATTGTGAGTATTTTTGCATTCATTgttaaataattgttttgtttaaagTGTATATCTGGtgctttgatgttttttttataaaacaatGTGCCCCAAAAATAGCtacttaaaataaagaaataaagggATGCAACAGTCAGTTAAGCCAAATACGTGGTtgaatgaaacatttattttcatgacagaaattgttggggggggggggttgcattacATTTTTATAGTGATCTATGTCTAAAGTTAttcttgaatttcttttctTCTGGTTACTTTGAATATACACTTAAGAATTTTCTAGACGCAGCGTCttatgtgtcaatgcatcattttttttgtttgttttttgtgtgtgttgttcttTCTACTTGTACACAAGATACAACCCTCAGTTGACATCAGACTTCAAATAATCTTGTGAAATCATAAGGTTTGGCGCTTTGAATATACCAGTCGGCTGATTTCATGTTCTTCTCCTTCTGCTGTAGTTTAATGGAGAACCACATTCGTATACACGTTTCAACTTGACCCAGAACATGGAAGGTGACAACAGTCAAGTGGAGATGAAGCTTTCAGCTGACACGGATGAAGAAGTCGGCGGAAATGGGGTGGGCGCCCACCTCAACCATAATTCCAACCACAAATCCTACATGACTTCAAAATTTGGACGCACGCCGAAGAACCTTTGCTTTATCATCGCTACTGTCCTCCTCATCTTTATCATCGGTAAGCGCGGGTGCCATTTTGGGTTTGTTTCGCCACACacaatgacatgcaaatcattttcaacataCGTACATTTAATTGGATGCACTTGAATACAAAGACAAGGTATttgatgttcaaactgatagttcatgttttttgttgttttttttttcttcaaatattctTTCATTTTGAATCTGATGCCTGCAACACATCCAAAAATGCTGCGACATGGCCACTAAAAGACCGGGAATCCTGAGGGCTTATTTTAGCAAGACATTGCCCACCTGAACTCTGCAAGtctgggaaagaattccaccgacaaagcttcaacaattgtcctcagttcccaaacaCTTGTTGTGTTGTTCAAAGGAACggtgatgtaacacagtgggaaacatgcctttgtcactgctgtctttttttttcacgtggtGGGAGGTGCATATGctgcaggcatcaaattcaaaaggagtgaaaagtaaaatacaaaGCAATTTTCACACTTCTTACTTGAATTATTGATTGATGCTGTCTTTTTACACTGAGGTATTTGGTTTATTGAGTGAAACGCAATGTGACACTTGCAGTTTCTAAGGTTCCGATATTCTCATTCAATACCGAGATGTAttcttttttccctctcatttTTAACTGCTGCTACTTTCAGGGTACTTGATTGGCTTCTTGGTCCACCGCAAAAGAGATGCGCCTGTCAGCTGTCAAGCCTCCGTGGAATTGCTCAATGAGCCCGTCTTTCACGACACGGGAGCAGCCCCCCCCATGGCCTGGAATGACGTCAAGAAAGCATTTGCCCAGAAATTGAGTGCGTCCAACTTCCAACTTGCCTTCAGGTGAAAGTCGACCCCATACCTTATTCATGAGAGTTGCTGTTAGAGAGTTCCCAATACAGTAATGGAAAATTCATCTCAgaaatgcgcacacacactaatCGGACCATGACATATTGTCCCACGTGTGCGTTGGTGATTTCGTCACGGTTCATACCCACACGACCACTTCTTTCGTGTCAATTTTCAaaactcttttctttctttatttcctAGCGAGTTCTCAAGTGACAGCCATCGGGCTGGTTCCCCAGGCGATGATGCTTTGGCCGACAAGGTGATCAAGAAGTTTCAAGAGTACGGCATGAAAACCTGGACCGACGAGCACTTCATTAAAGTTCACGATCGCCCGCTTTCCGGCTCCAACAAAGTTATTTTCAAGGATGGCAAAGAACAGCGTCCAGAAGGTTTTCTGTCCTACAGTGCTAATGGAATTGCAAAGGTAATTAATctggagggaggtggggggggggggggccacctttttattttttattattgaaaGTTAATTGAGTGCAAAGTAACATTTGCATGGAATCCCAGAGCGATAGTAGGAGATGAATATTTTTGTCCTATCCAGGGAGCTGTCCTGTATGCCTCCTATGGACAGGAAAGCGACTTCAGATTGCTGCGGGACAGAAACATCAACATGAGCGGCAGAGTGATGTTGATCCGAGCAGGAAAGATCAGCTTTGCGGAAAAGGTGGGACAGCGCTCATTGTGCAATTCTCTTCACAACTGAAATTGTCTTTGATCTGCTTTCATTTGTGTTTCCAGGTGGCCAATGCTGCCAAAATGTTGGCCTCTGCCGTACTGATCTACCAAGACCCGGCTGATCATCCTTCTGAAGGGACCACTCAGCTCTTTGGACATGTGAGTTGGGGATGCCCCGATTAGACTTTCTTGGCACCCGAGTCAGAGTTTAAGTCTCTTAGGTTTCAAGGATCTGCCGAGGCCTggtctgaaaacaaacaaacaaacaaacaaatttttaaaaaaacagaatgcaCATAAAATGGTTGCAATTAATGTAGACATTGAATTGTTTTTCTACACTATCGCATGCACATAATTTCACAATTGTACCTGTTTGTAAAATATCAAGCttgcaaaaaaaactaaataataacaaaacaagGCGTGTCTGGGAGCTATGCGATGTCCTAACCTTGTTTTGTTGAACTTTGTTTCCTCTCTAAGGTGCATTTAGGTTCAGGGGATCCCTACACCCCTGGCTTCCCCTCGTTTAATCACACCCAGTTTCCACCCAGCAAGTCGTCAGGTCTGCCAAGTATCTTGGCTCAAACCATCACAGCACGTATGGCCGCCAGCATTCTCGAGTAAGGTTGACAAAGCTTTTTATCCGTCGCTGGGGGCGGCCGTTTTGCTTCTTACCGTCAactggaaatgacatcacagagcCAAAAGGCTCGGGTGagtgaccaatcacggctcgccTGTTGTCTAGGGGTTTTGGCCTTTGGGCGCTGTGATTTTCAgtggacagcaagtggcaaaatggctgccccatgAACGGTACAAAAATTCCTTAGTTCATATTCCACTCATGCAATGTTCATCAGAACGCGGTGTTTAAACCGGCAAAGGACATATTGTCAAGAAAAGTCTTGAGCGGACTTCCCATTTAATTGTCTTTATTCACCGGGGGCATTATGACgagaatttaaaaatatatattcatccatccattttctgaaccgcttaatcctcactagggtcgcgggggatgctggagcctatcccagccgtcttcgggcagtaggcgggggacaccctgaattggttgccagccaatcacagggcacacagaaacgaacaaccattcgcactcacactcacacctagggacaatttagagcgtccaatcagcctactgtgcatgtttttggaatgtgggaggaaaccggaacacccggagaaaacccacgcaggcccggggagaacaggcaaactccacacagggaggccggagctggaatcgaacccggtacctctgcactgtgaagccgacgtgctaaccactggactaccgtaccgggccgcccaatatatatattgtaactGGAAATTAGACATCCTTTGCGTATCTAGAAAAGCTTCAACAAAGGCAATGTATTATCGTTAGTAGTAGCGCTCATAGTAGAATGTGGGTATTGCGACACCCACACTTTTCATGCTGCctcccaccccttttttttttttaaatagcagttTAGAACGGTCTCCAATGTTAGTTGGTGTACATTGTacggaaaaaaatctattgcgTTCCTCCCCACAGACAGTTGGAAGGTCAGAATGCACCAGAAGACTGGGGCGTTTACAACAAACTTGGTAGTGAGAATGACGTCATCACTGTGGAGGTGAACAACGTTCTCTCTGAGAAAAAGATCCACAACATCTTTGGCGTCATCGAAGGCTTTGTGGACGCGGGTGTGCAAGACATTTGATTTAACATTTACAATTACCACGACTACTTTATTCAAATGTGCACGTTACAAATAAATATCACACACCTGTGCTTTGGCTATAGATCGATATATGGTTATCGGTGCCCAGAGGGATGCCTGGGGTCCGGGTTTTGCTGCATCCACCGTCGGCACCGGGGTTCTGGTAGAAATGGCTCGTTCAATCTCGGCCATGCTGCAAAAGGGTAAGATGTTTGTGACTCCCGCTATTTAAGTCTAGCGTGCCGCCGCTGAAACGGTCGTGCCTTCCTTGTCACACGCTCGCTCATTTTATCCTTCAAATAGACCGGTTCAAGCCCAGGAGGAGCATTGTGTTTGCGAGTTGGAGTGCGGGAGAATATGGGAGCGTTGGCGCCACCGAATGGCTGGAGGTGGGAATTACACAATACGTTTTGCTTCTTCAAATGCGCTCGTATACACTACGATCTGTTTCTTGTTTGCAGGGCTATCTTTCTTCTCTTAGCATGAAAGCCTTCTCTTACATCAACCTTGACGGCATTATAGCAGGTATGTACCGCCGTTTGAAATGTTATCGCAAGCATTCCTTTCAAAAGGTTCATTTTGCGATATGAATACTGACTTGTGTATTTTCTGAATTCATGAATAAATCAACCCCCTCCCAGGTCACAATGGTTTTAAAGTGGCAGCAAGTCCTATGATGTATGGCTTGATTGAACGCACTCTCAAAGAGGTGAGTCTCGAATCGCCGTATGTTTTCGGAAATTATCGGAACCACTTTATCCCCACGGTGGTCGATGATATTAGCACACGCAACAGCACGTGTATCTGTTTACTCCTCAGGTGGGCATCCAGAATCAGGACGTGTCCCTCTTCACTCAATTTGGAAAGGGCAAGTGGGAATCCAACGTGTACGTTTATTTTCCTTTACCTCCAATACATGGGCGCGGTATCGCAGCGTTACTTGCAATGCATAGGCCCGCCCTCTCGACCTCCAcgttgaaaaaaatcttcacgtCTATTTAGGTTGGAACCTCTGAAGCTGGATAATGCCGCTTATCCTTTCATTGCCTTTACGGGCATCCCGTCCCTGTCGTTTCAATTCACTTCTGGCAATTTAGTAAGTCAGCCCcttatataaatactgtatatctgaCCTGGAACAGTGTCTCCGTTTATTGGATGGATTTCAATTGTTCAATTCCTTCTCTAGGATTATTCCTATTTTGGCACGTTGCTGGATACCGAGGCAAAGCTGATCACTGCCACGTCCAACCAGCATCTGCAGCTGGCTGAAGCTGCTGCCAAGTTTGCAGGCCACATCATGCTGAGGTTGGTCCATGACCATCTGCTGCAGATGGACCTGTCAAAGTATGACAAGATTATTCGGATTCACGTGTCTCAGATCAACAGGAAAGTCAACACTGTACAGAGGGTaggtcttggtttttttttatcactttgCCAATTTGAGTGAAGTTGATCAATAGAGTCGACCCGTGCTATTCGCAGGGGCCGTGAATCACGAAAATGATGTGAATAATGGTCAGTGAAATGGGGAAGGGGGCAGAACAGTATTTTTACAAACCCCCCAAATTCTTCAACAAACGCAGATAAACGTGTTTTTCATGAAGAAATGGAGGTGGGGGAGTCTCGTAAATATTATGAAAATTTTACATtgaagggaaaaggggaaaatcaTCCACAAATGTGCAAATTCACAGGTGTCGAACTGAGGCTATGCGTGGTTGACCGCGTTCGACCGTTTTTATTGTAACTTTTGGCCCGTACGAACCACTGaaaactacatttaaaaaaattccctATTTACTGGATTGAGTCATGCAATTTGGGTAAAATGGGATTTATTGTCATCTAAATACCtgattattttagttttcagtcttgattttatttatttttttcatcagtttttGCCAAGGGGCCATTTCATGTCCACTGcatcattttccaaaagagCCGTTTCATGCAAATCATCATTTGCGTTCTACATTTCTAAAAGATGTCCGTTAATAAATCTACAAGTGCACAGTGACAATCTGAACACGCGTTCTAAACCTAAACCGAGGGTTGTGCGTCCCATGTGTCCAGATGCAACCTAATCGGGTGCCCACATCGGTGGAGTGGTTGATGTCAGCCTCCGGCTCTTACAGTCGAGCCTCTCGTAACCTGATGAGAAGTATCCAAAACAGTGACTTGAGCAACATCGAGATGTGCCGCATCTACAACGACCGCATCATGTCGGTAAGACCTGCTAAGTTTCACCTCTTTGCTGAGGTCTCGCTCGTACAACCGAATGCGTGAATACGAAAACGGGCAAATGAACAAACCTCCATCATCCGGCCGTTCCGTCGCCATCTACAGGTGGAGAGGAACTTGCTGTCAGCATACGTGTCTGCCAGAGAAAGTCCTTTCCGTCACATCCTGCTCGGCTCTGGTCCGCATACACTCAAAGGGCTGTCCAACCACCTTGACGCCCTCAGGACAGACAGCCCGGAAGCCGATGTCGACCAGTTCCGCAACCAGTttgccttggccacctggaCAATTCAGGGTTGTGCCACTGCGTTGGCGGGTGACATGTGGTCGATTGATAATGAAATCTAAATTATTTTCACCCCGTGCTCTTCCCTTAGCaacgatgataataataataagtgtaATAATAATTCTATTTGATCATCTATACCAGTTATAAGCCGCCTCATCTCCCTTAGCGTTCTACTTAAAATCACACAACTTTTCACATcaacacagttttgtttttttttcttgtacgtTTTCTTCctttgaaagacattttgaaaatgcGGTGCTTAATTGATCACATTTGATTACTTTGGTGCTACAGTAACCACCTCCGACGACTAATGTTGCTTGATGGTATTGCCGAAAGTCAGGACGCCAGTACCCGGACTcaaacttgcaaaaaaaaaaaaaaaaaatatgggcaGCATTTCTTTCCAATCTACAGTAGTAAGTGTTTAGCGTTTATTTAAATATCATAACTGAAAAGCAGTAACACGCCGTTCAAACCTCTGAGTAACTATATTTACTGTAGTTGTTACTGTGCAGAAATATGCATCATTAAGATCAATCATTAAGAATAAACCGAAACAACATGAGACAAAATTTGAAAAGTCCgaaaaattacaatttttacaattaagcaaaaaaaaaaagaaaaaagggagatGGTATTTTACCAGGTGGCCGTGAAACCGAAGTCTATTTATTGTGTTTCTTAGTTATCAGTGACAGGGTTCacgacaaatattttttaattgccttttataaaaaaaaaaaaacgtgtaatTATCGGGAGCAGTGCCTTCCATAATTATGACAGTTATACTGTCGAAATGACAAAAGCAGCATCTGCTAAGAGAAGCTAGCACTGAGCGCGCGCAAGAGTTCTCCGCTGAGGCTGAATCAAAGCTGCTCATCCAAACTCGGCCTCA
It includes:
- the tfr1a gene encoding transferrin receptor 1a, with protein sequence MDQARSTITKIFNGEPHSYTRFNLTQNMEGDNSQVEMKLSADTDEEVGGNGVGAHLNHNSNHKSYMTSKFGRTPKNLCFIIATVLLIFIIGYLIGFLVHRKRDAPVSCQASVELLNEPVFHDTGAAPPMAWNDVKKAFAQKLSASNFQLAFSEFSSDSHRAGSPGDDALADKVIKKFQEYGMKTWTDEHFIKVHDRPLSGSNKVIFKDGKEQRPEGFLSYSANGIAKGAVLYASYGQESDFRLLRDRNINMSGRVMLIRAGKISFAEKVANAAKMLASAVLIYQDPADHPSEGTTQLFGHVHLGSGDPYTPGFPSFNHTQFPPSKSSGLPSILAQTITARMAASILEQLEGQNAPEDWGVYNKLGSENDVITVEVNNVLSEKKIHNIFGVIEGFVDADRYMVIGAQRDAWGPGFAASTVGTGVLVEMARSISAMLQKDRFKPRRSIVFASWSAGEYGSVGATEWLEGYLSSLSMKAFSYINLDGIIAGHNGFKVAASPMMYGLIERTLKEVGIQNQDVSLFTQFGKGKWESNVLEPLKLDNAAYPFIAFTGIPSLSFQFTSGNLDYSYFGTLLDTEAKLITATSNQHLQLAEAAAKFAGHIMLRLVHDHLLQMDLSKYDKIIRIHVSQINRKVNTVQRMQPNRVPTSVEWLMSASGSYSRASRNLMRSIQNSDLSNIEMCRIYNDRIMSVERNLLSAYVSARESPFRHILLGSGPHTLKGLSNHLDALRTDSPEADVDQFRNQFALATWTIQGCATALAGDMWSIDNEI